The window tcatTCAACTGTCCACTTGACTTAACAGTACATATAAGTatccttattattattattaatcatTCAACTGTCCACTTGACTTAACAGTACATATAAATagcctcattattattattaatcatTCAACTGTCCACTTGACTTAACAGTACATATagatatcctcattattattattaatcatTCAACTGTCCACTTGACTTAACAGTACATataaatatcctcattattattattaatcatTCAACTGTCCACTTGACTTAACAGTACATataaatatcctcattattattattaatcatTCAACTGTCCACTTGACTTAACAGTACATataaatatcctcattattattattaatcatTCAACTGTCCACTTGACTTAACAGTACATataaatatcctcattattattattaatcatTCAACTGTCCACTTGACTTAACAGTACATATtaatatcctcattattattattaatcatTCAACTGTCCACTTGACTTAACAGTACATataaatatcctcattattattattaatcatTCAACTGTCCACTTGACTTAACAGTACATATAagtatcctcattattattattaatcatTCAACTGTCCACTTGACTTAACAGTACATataaatatcctcattattattattaatcatTCAACTGTCCACTTGACTTAACAGTACATATtaatatcctcattattattattaatcatTCAACTGTCCACTTGACTTAACAGTACATATAAATATcctctttattattattaatcatTCAACTGTCCACTTGACTTAACAGTACATataaatatcctcattattattattaatcatTCAACTGTCCACTTGACTTAACAGTACATataaatatcctcattattattattaatcatTCAACTGTCCACTTGACTTAACAGTACATATAAATATcctctttattattattaatcatTCAACTGTCCACTTGACTTAACAGTACATataaatatcctcattattattattaatcatTCAACTGTCCACTTGACTTAACAGTACATataaatatcctcattattattactTATCATTCAACTGTCCACTTGTGTTAACAGTACAACCACACACCAATGCGGACGGCACGACGTACAGGTACAATCCCCATGACCTGTCCAGCGTTCCCCCGTGGCTGGTCAGCGGTCAGCCAGCCAACATCCAACATCATCCCAGTGCTCCCAACATCAGCTTTAACCCCGCTCCCTCTGTCCACCAAGTGCAATATACAGTGAGTTCTTGGTGCATGTGGTTAATTGGATCAGAGGTGAGATGGTATGGTTGTATGATGACATAGCGCAAACCACAGTCAAGCACCCATGACCAATTTCGGCTTAAAGCAAGCTCCTTCAGTCCACCAACTGCAGAATTCAGTGAGTTGTACAAATATGTCACTGAACAAATGGATTCCGTCCTGTGAAGACATATTTGGTGCACTGTCCTCGCTTTGCCTTCTCTCTAATTTTTATCTGCCTTACGCGGTTTTggtttaacactattgtgactagcactgccacggcgttaacgtcctgcctgcccaagcttgccaccaagaaacttcccaaaaatcagtaactgtaaagaaatctgtctagcaagcttgaattaagtccaatcaccaccaaattttgtgtactaattcaaaaatggatgcccagttcagtcgtgctatttataagtttgtcacgcgatttgttttagcaaaggggggtgaaagggggataatttgtgttttttaacgtttttttgtgtgtgttttattttccactgctttttttaaaagttattctttaacagaaagtattataaataatgttataaccaaacaaggtgtaaaacctatgaattagctgaaatattgttaacattgtacacagaaataaggagacagtacaaagaaaaaaacaagcaaatcacgcattcactcacagcatcctgactcaaatgaaacaaaactgtaacactcaccaaatgatgtctaggtaatccatattgaatataagtcacattttcacaacaaagtatcaactgtacacctatgaacaattccaaaaggatttgaaggctccagccatccattgttatcagtgctgccacgcccccatagctcctgcacaattccgagatacatgttcgtctagcagtatcaccccctaccacgtgtagttgccgactcgtactagcaacaacgggactgtttcttcctcaatatcaatgctattatcgctttcttgaggctaaaacgacacgatgtatcatgatctacaggatcctcaagatccaacatccggagaatctcctcccgtgacaaggctcgccttcgattcattttttttgttcgaaaacaccacgcaaatctgcactaatttgatcaagccggaagagaaaaccacgtgtatcaagggaaacaactcaatttattgcaatcttcaaaaaccgggaagcaatcacgagtcgtgtaccttgtatgtctaatactaaaatagtcacttcccgtccgtgggcgttgcagcgctattactaatatagtcacctcccgtcgcgaaagtgttaagcgtgtttttattaattttcttgtatacatgttttaaacagtaacaacattaagaacgttaacaagcagactgcttatggacacgttctaaaactgataaatcaatacacattctgataacaagacatggcgaacaagtgataacttcaacccttttctttcaaaatatttcacaatattttatacaaataaaatgaagagagagagagagagaatgctttgctacatcttACGCGGTTTTAACGTGAAGTTGTGGGTTAGCACAGAGGTGTATTTACTATCTGTATCGCATATGAATATAACCTGTTAAATGTTCACACGTGAAATAATTTTCTGCTGGCGTCTCTCGGGCTCGTTACAtgtaatccctttcctctctacattgtggtcgataaaactacaattagacttcacttactaAGGTAACCTCGTCATAATTTTGCAATTTACCCTGCGAGGATGATAGAATGAATGTTGTGGTTTCCGTGGCAGCAAAACAATGATCTGTGCAATCGGTTCTCGGCCATGGAGGTGGCCACGCCCCTGGAGACATCGCTGGAGGGCCAGCAGATGATAATGACTCACCATCAACCTCAACCTGCACACCAACCACACCTACAGCAACCGGGCCAGTTCCCCATCATGGTGTCAACCGGCATCCAGCCGCCACAACAGTACATCTCCACTTACTCCAGCCCTGCACAGGtacaatcttcttttttttttctttttttttcctttcttgacTCTTGGTCCTTGTCCCAGtatgctctcacaccgccctgTCACAGCATTCAcggctccatccacatctgaatttcgttctgctgccagacttgtcgatgtCACAGACACTCCAGGTTGGGGTTTCAGGTCGCTGCGGTGGGCTACTATACCCTCTGAAGATGACCCACGTGGGTACACGCTTAGATGGAACTGAAGTATGATGCTGATGGCTGTTCTGGCTTGGTTATAGGGATACTATTGATCTGACCGTTTTAGAGGAGTTTCTGGCGAATTTGACTAATTTGGGGAATTTATTGACACACATGGCTCGATTTTCTCAAAAAAGCACCTCCAGTATACTAATAAATTAAATCAAAGTGGGTGGATGAAAAACCAGTGCTGAGCGGTTTACGTCAGTAGCGCCACGGGGGACCAAGCGGACCAGATAACTGAAGTCGAGTGGTCAAGAGAAATGATAAAATTCTTACACAAGAGGGCACTTTCCCTTGGATTTTACGACATATTCTGTTACCTTCTCCATGCATTTGTATCGGCTTGTGTACATGTGAACGTGCGTGCTCGTGTGCGAGTTACTTTGAAATGCACAGCAAGAGATTGGTAGTATTTATGCAGTGTTTGACAATGGCAACATACCTGGTATAAAATAGATTTCTTCAAGCTTATGTTTGTCTCACAGGGTCCCAGCTTCTACACTGGAGCCCAGCTGCAGTTTGTGCCGGTGGACGCCCAGGGCCAGTGCCTGTCGCTCACGGCAACCAGCCCGCAGCAGATGCAGTCTGGCATGGTGAGCTATGGTCAGCCGCAGCTGGTTCAGACAGCGTCCAACATGCAGCCAGGCATGATGGATCAGTCAGGCATGACGCCCGGCAATCCGTACGGACAGACAGTGTACACAGGGACGGTGAATGACGGCGGCAACGCCAACGGCTGCTACGTTCCCTACATGACCAACAGCAGTGTCATGTACCCCACCACGCAGtacgggggtggggggatgaCCATGACCCCTGCAGCGGCGGCCGCGCACTACGGCGCTTACAACCCTCCACAGTCGTCGTCACCGCAACTGACGCAGTTCGCACCCATGACGGGCGCTCAGGTGCGACCGGCCACGCCCCCCTGTCTCCCCATCGCTCAGCCCGTGGGGTATCATCACAACCAGCAGGGGATGGGGGTGTCCTCCCCTCCGCAGTTCCAACAAGGGACGTACTACCAGGCCCCGCCCCACCACTACCCCGGCCAGGGGCAAGCCATGGGACAGGTGATGCAGGTGTCAGTCAGGCCTCAGGGCGGGGCAGGGGGCGGGGCTCCCGTCAGCACAGGCCACACCCATCACCACCAGCACCACCCCCAGGGCTCCCATCCTCCCTCCCTGCAGCACTCGCAATCCTTTCCAATGCTGCGCAGCGTGCCCACCTCCATGTGTTCCGCCCCCAACCCCGCCCCCATGGGACTGGGCTCTGCCCATTTGGGGCTAGGCTCCACCCCCAACGGTAACCCCAACCCTCCGCACCACTCCCAGCACCCCATGATGACCATGAAGAGCATGTCTATAGGCAGCATGCAGACCAACGGGGGAGCAGCCACGCCCGACAAAGACACGCCCGGTCTTATGGGCGGAGCCTCTGCATTCATGCCAGGCGTCAATCAAGCCACGCCCATGCAGTTTCCGGGACAGTTTGTGGCCCAAGGAATACGACAGCCACAGCCTGGTGAGTGAAGGGAACCAGCTTGTCACATGGAATGTAGGGCAGTTACACAGAGTTCCAATCTGTTTCACATTTTAGTGTAGCATTCAACCCTTTGCCTGTAGACCgtcaaaaaaaaagtgtggCTTACAGAACTGTTTCacttctttcactctctcttgcAGTCACTGTGAGGCGCAACTTTTACCCCTGTGCCCTATTGACCGGTATCACCTTGTGTACGGCTAAAGAAGAGTACAGATGTACACACATCGCAATACAAAGAAACAGAACACTCCCTCTCTAGTGATTTGCATGTTTCTGCTTCTATGACCTGGAcacagtttcctctcagacatcaaaggcCTCGGTAAAACTTGGTCAATGATTCATCATCAGTGTCTATGAACTAGGGCAGGCAGCTGAGCTCAGCTGAAAATGTGGTCATTGACCTGAGGTCATGAGGCAAAACAGCTCTGAGTATGCAGACTCTTTTATCTCACTGCACATCAGGGAGAAAACCTATTACCACTCTGTATTCCTTGGACTTGCGGCGAATACACCGGAAGCGCCTATTGTGTGGATTTTTTGCATTTTAACTTGAACCTTAAAAGTCGGGGTTGTGCCTTTTACAACAAAGCCCATTTGGCGAGGTAAACATTTTTGATTTGGCCATCCTTGTATTCATAGTGTcttgttacttcccctgttagcGAGTGACTTATCTGTGTGCCAGGTGATCTCCGTATGATGGGCGGAGCGTCAATACGACCGCAGATGACTCCATCTTTGATAGCATTTCAACCTGTTAGAAATAGCAAGTAAGTATGGTCTGTGtctgtatatgtatgtatgtgtgggcgtgtgtgtgtgcgcatgtgtgtgtgttagttttaaATCTGAGATACTACATAccatctgtatgtgtgtgggtgagcATCTTTGTGTCAATAAGAAGGAAACTGGTGTGAATCCTCTACCGTGTTATCAATATATTTTTATTATTTAtaattattgagtcacttgagaaaaagtgactctatgtaatcggtcagtgttagtctgtccggccggccggccggccgtccgtagacaccaccttaacgttggacttttctcggaaactatcaaagcgatcgggctcatattttgtttagtcgtgacctccaatgacctctacactttaacgatggtttcgttgacctttgaccttttcaaggtcacaggtcagcgtcaaaggaaaaattagacattttatatcttttctcggaaactatcaaagcgatcgggctcatattttgtttagtcgtgacctccaatgacctctacactttaacgatggtttcgttgacctttgacctttttcaaggtcacaggtcagcgtcaaaggaaaaattagacattttatatctttgacaaagttcatcggatgtgattgaaactttgtaggattattctttacatcaaagtatttacatctgtagccttttacgaacgttatcagaaaaacaagggagataactagccttttctgttcggcaacacacaacttaacgttgggcttttctcggaaactataaaagtgaccgggctcaaattttatgtgaacgtgactcattgtgttgtgaatagcaatttcttcctgtccatctgatgcctcatataatattcagaactgcgaaagtgactcgatcgagcgtttgctcttcttgttgttattaattatcgggacttgcgctatagaaaagtgatttatttatttgtttttaaattgttattattattaatccTGTGTGGTATTCTCACTCTCAGGCCTTCAGGTCCCCGTCAGTCCCGCCCACCCAAACGTCACCATAGCAACCTTGGCAGCAACCAACCGCCTCCCACCACCGCCTCTGCTTCGGTGGCCAGAGTGATGTCCCATGACTCGGCCTCCGCTGTACAGCAAACGTTAAACAGGTTTGTGTTACATGTCTTCATTGCTGTGGTGAAGTCGGAGCTGCCAACTGTTACCCTTTCAGCATATCATCGCTGTAATTCACAAACCTCGTATCTCAACTTTTGAGGTTTTGGAACTAAAACAATAGTAGGCTCCCTTATTATGTTGCCCGTATGGTGATAAAGCTCGTAGCTCCAACTGATTTCTAAAGTGAAGAAAAGTTCTTCAGAAGAAAACTTGTATCTTCATTTCTTTGAAGTGAGcagcaaaaaaaaaactcaAGTTAAACTTACGAGGTTTTTGTGCCACACTTTGACGGAAACTATGTCATAATATGAAAGATACAGGGTTCCTGCTGTTGTGTTTTAAGCTTTTAACTTTACTTTTACTTTCATTGTTATAATAGCTGATCattcatgtttttttgtttattttgtgcaGGCAGTGATAACAACAGAAGGGCCTAGCGGACTCTACAGCTTTACCATTTAGAACAAAGATCTCATTCTTCACTGCACGCTATCTTCGTCACACTTTACCCACAATGCACCAGCCTGCAGATCTGACTCCAGTGTTGTAGACGTAAACCATTGACCAACCACAGATCTGAACAGCCTGAACATTTGTTCCTTTTCTAGCCTCTCCCCTCATCTCCAACGAACGCGTACAAACACACAGGGTCTGGTGATAAACTAGTGGCAGCAGGGGGAGAAACtcttcgtcgtcgttgtcaaGTTGCATCCCCCTTTGATCACCGTTAACATGTGTCTTCTCTGCCAGAAGATGGATTGGACATCTTGAGATGGGTTCAAGATCACGAGATGGATTTGAGATCACGAGAGTGAATGGAGTCATCACCATTGAGTCGTCTTTGTATCTCTCCAACAGTGTTTCTTCTCTGTTATGAGATGGATTTGAGATCGTGAGATGGATTTGAAGTCTTTCTTCTCTGTCACGAGATAGATTTGAGATCATGAGATGGATTTGAAGTCAGATACGAGTTAAGTCATCACCATTTAGTTGTCTTTGTATCTCTCCAACTTTGTGTCTCTCCAACAGTGTTTCTTCTCTGTTGCGAGATGGATTTGAGATCATGAGATGGATTTGAAGTCAGATACGAGCGGAGTCATAACCATGTAGTTATCTTTGTATCTCTCCAACAGTGTGTCTTTATATCTCTCAGACAGTTTGTCTCTGTATCTTTTAAAGAGCTTATCTCTTCTTCAGCAAGCGGTCTGTGTTTGTAGCGTCAACACACTGTCTGGCgtgaaatctaaacaacaaagtaaCTGTgagtgagatgaacaaagttgtcTGGCTTGAATGAAAGCTTCTCTACATCTGTGCCAATCTCGGAGAAGAAATGTGTGCCAAGGATAGGACAAAATGTTGTGCATAGGAAAACGCGTTTGCAAAAACTGGTGATGTATAGAAGCGTAAAAACTTCATCCATCAATTGTGCATTTTCTTGTGCGAGGTACGTGTGATGTGATGATATATACTGAACTTTAAGGAATCAGATAGCCTTGTTTTTGTAAGAGTAAATGCAGGTTAATATTCACAAAGGCAGCCGGCTAGATAGGTAGGGAAGGCTTGCTTCTGTGGGTAATGTTATGCTCAAAAGAGAATCTAAAGGTTTGCTTGTGTGGTAATGGTATCCTTAAAAGTTGGCTTAAGAATAATGATTGAAAGACAGTTACAGGGGAGAAAAAGTTTGCTTCAATGGGTAATTGTGTGCTAAAAAGTTGGCTTAATAATAATGATTTGTAGGGGCTTACGGAAGAAATAAAGGGTTTGCCTCTGTGGGCAATTTTACGCTCACAAGGTGGCTAAATAATGATTGAAAGAAGATTAACCAGGAACTGAAGGTTTGTTGCGGTAATGTTGCGCTTATGAAGGATGGTTAAACAATAGAGTTTGGAAgatggttaaaaaaaacaatttggaACATCATTACTTCGCCGTTTCAGTGCATCAAAATTGTGTAATCAAATTAACTTGGACATTCAAGAGGTGGGGATGTTCAATTTAAAGTGATGATTTGAgggtttttttaaaatctgTGTTAAATTGCCTTATTTATTGCTGTTAGAAGTTGTTTAAAGAGGTATGTTATAGTtaaacacacccccccccccccccctttccttcaAACAAAGTGTATTCTCACGGAACAGAATATGCTCAAGTTTGTAATGCAGTCTTTTCAAAGAAATATGGTGGTAAAGCACACTCATGAGCAAAATCTGTGCAAGTTGTTTGCCGAATGTCAGTGATGTTAATAATGTTTAACAGGCAAACTGAAACATTTCAGCTAGATGCTAAAAACTTTCAGAAAGGTATGGGTTCCACCCGTTTTTCTTTTTCAATCTAAGTGTTTAAAATAATTGTCATTTACTAGCAGCTTTTGTGTTTGAGATAAATGCTGCCTAGTGTTTAGGTGTCAGAGTAAGCGTGGAACACAATCACTGATACATTTCAATGATTACTGGCTGGTTATCGCTGTTACATGGTACAGACTTCAAACAGGGAGTTTTGTTTGACAGGCTTGATAGTGTTGTACATGTAATGCTTTAACGACGCAAAGACTCCTTGCAACCCAAAAATACATTTCTGTGAAATGTGACGAATATATCCTTTTAATGGTGAATGTGTCAAGTTGCAGCAGTCTCtgctttgtttgtgtttctagAAATCCACATCTGCTGCCTCAAAATTCGTTTCTAGTTCTTGAGGTTTTTGAATTTGTGAAGGTTTTCTCTGCCTTGGCCTGTTCTTTGGTAAGTATGTCACAAGGTTTAGATATCAACAAGCAAAACTGTCTCCACCACGGCAGAAAGAAAAGTTGTGTGCCTCAAAATGTGAAGACAGAAGAAGTGtttaaggccacaaaaaaaaattgtctgtttctggtaacatggctaaaaaaaatagggtcggtaggtagggaatttttttttttttttttttttttttttttttttttttttaccccaaatgtagaccaataaaactaacttcgcgcaaagagactggattcactatacatagagacaagacactcaacacatttacaaatcgtcagcggactttcgttttcacacgtttttgttgttcattttctcaccctgtcctttaccaccaaaaaaaaaaaaaaaaatttttgagtttggaaaaaaaaagtttagggtcggcgccgaaatttagggtcggtcgggtgaccagaaacagacattttttttttttttttggcctaatgtgaaactgaaactgaaagcgGCTGTGAAAGTGACTCGCCATGGAAAAAACTCAACACATAACACTGTGTCCACCACAGCAGAAAGAAGAGTTGAAAAGTTGTGTGCCTCAAACTGTGAAGACAGAAGAAGTGTTTAATGTGAAACTGAAAGCGGCTGTGAAAGTGACTCGCCATGGAAAAAACTCAACACATAACACTGTGTCCACCACAGCAGAAAGAAGAGTTGAAAAGTTGTGTGCCTCAAACTGTGAAGACAGAAGAAGTGTTTAATGTGAAACTGAAAGCGGCTGTGAAAGCGACTCGCCATGGGCCATGGAAAGGACTCAAGAAACATTACTTTGACAGGGCGGACAAAGTGGAAGCTACAGAAGAAACCACAGGTCTGATGAAAAAGACAGATTGTGAGGATTTAGTTGAAGACTTGTCAACATGAATCCCACGGTTCTTGAGATGCTTGTGATGAATTGTGTGAACTTTACGGTTTGCTTCTGAAGCGATTGCTTGAGGTTTATATACGGCCGTTCATAA of the Littorina saxatilis isolate snail1 linkage group LG14, US_GU_Lsax_2.0, whole genome shotgun sequence genome contains:
- the LOC138947071 gene encoding cAMP-regulated phosphoprotein 21-like, which gives rise to MAEAERRPGKTPLLKQKTEIEDMEEETSSQSEESNHHNNTNDVHNTDDVLTTSTSVDEEKDVKASERGAYSPPTEANGEAAESPDTVTSGVPPSTQPEVASSPQSTTNQQRSLKMNHSLSSKSKPLMRGTAVCEYDSVPTTVLPEVKVTTTPSPDSDDSPCEHNVQPPLLGAQERRSTLQKNGSLSSDAGTSNCSLSRESSIEKSLYKDSSGCDLEEFIKKTLIKSKKDKQMLLSLERDFKIFVESPDQHYQLAEMCSYDRMICHRVAAFYGMEHNIDKSGKCVIVSKTKFTRIPTFCCEEYVKTAEPAEDSGSEKKQLKLLKKPVSLDERSRADKAQFSGNRTKSLEERQKTYEERRKMIFGASSEESPNYTVIEPSPGQSKRLNSLHSREWSSTDSSGYMSEEGARLRRSVMAKSNSYGDSITSDSAPVRTKLASPENSQSPLSRSSSADVNSPNHGFGTGPPYTVLVAPDINAIPPGSMVVNPITLQPHTNADGTTYRYNPHDLSSVPPWLVSGQPANIQHHPSAPNISFNPAPSVHQVQYTQNNDLCNRFSAMEVATPLETSLEGQQMIMTHHQPQPAHQPHLQQPGQFPIMVSTGIQPPQQYISTYSSPAQGPSFYTGAQLQFVPVDAQGQCLSLTATSPQQMQSGMVSYGQPQLVQTASNMQPGMMDQSGMTPGNPYGQTVYTGTVNDGGNANGCYVPYMTNSSVMYPTTQYGGGGMTMTPAAAAAHYGAYNPPQSSSPQLTQFAPMTGAQVRPATPPCLPIAQPVGYHHNQQGMGVSSPPQFQQGTYYQAPPHHYPGQGQAMGQVMQVSVRPQGGAGGGAPVSTGHTHHHQHHPQGSHPPSLQHSQSFPMLRSVPTSMCSAPNPAPMGLGSAHLGLGSTPNGNPNPPHHSQHPMMTMKSMSIGSMQTNGGAATPDKDTPGLMGGASAFMPGVNQATPMQFPGQFVAQGIRQPQPGDLRMMGGASIRPQMTPSLIAFQPVRNSKPSGPRQSRPPKRHHSNLGSNQPPPTTASASVARVMSHDSASAVQQTLNRQ